From the genome of Sphingobacterium kitahiroshimense, one region includes:
- a CDS encoding AEC family transporter: MVNFILIIFCVCAGMLFKHFRLIPENASKSINIWVLYIALPAVSFKYIPQITWSMQLFFPVLSPILVVAGSWLFMELYCRYKGYSQRSRSTLELSSAYSNTSFIGFPLIIAYYGEQNLSIAIICDQVNFMLLSTVGIICAIKGDRSNNEGIKVGALLIRLVTFPPFIACILALVLAQYVDLSITEPFFDKIASTVAPLALFSVGLQLQFKGMKREISQISMTLLYKLMLAPAIVLIAALLLNVKGDIARVSIMEAAMPTLITASMVVQQFRLNTKLINLIIGLGIILSLLTTAIWSYIISIFI; this comes from the coding sequence ATGGTCAATTTTATACTTATTATATTCTGTGTCTGTGCTGGAATGCTATTTAAGCATTTTAGATTAATTCCTGAAAATGCTTCAAAAAGCATTAATATATGGGTTTTATATATCGCCTTACCTGCCGTATCTTTTAAATATATTCCCCAGATCACCTGGAGTATGCAACTTTTTTTCCCTGTCCTATCCCCTATACTTGTTGTTGCAGGGAGTTGGCTCTTTATGGAACTGTATTGTCGCTATAAAGGCTATAGTCAGCGGTCAAGAAGTACGTTGGAATTGTCGTCGGCATACAGCAATACCTCTTTTATTGGTTTTCCTTTAATTATTGCCTATTATGGGGAGCAGAATCTAAGTATTGCTATTATTTGCGATCAGGTAAATTTCATGCTATTGTCTACCGTTGGGATTATTTGTGCCATCAAGGGAGACCGGAGCAATAATGAAGGGATTAAGGTTGGTGCCCTATTAATAAGACTTGTTACTTTTCCTCCTTTTATCGCCTGCATACTTGCCCTTGTATTGGCACAATACGTGGATTTGAGTATTACCGAACCATTTTTTGATAAGATCGCATCTACAGTCGCGCCCTTGGCATTATTTTCTGTGGGGTTACAGTTGCAATTTAAAGGCATGAAGAGAGAGATTTCTCAAATTTCGATGACCTTATTGTATAAATTGATGTTAGCGCCTGCGATTGTTCTTATCGCCGCATTGTTACTCAATGTTAAGGGGGATATCGCCCGTGTGAGTATTATGGAAGCGGCTATGCCGACTTTAATTACAGCCAGTATGGTGGTACAACAATTTAGGCTAAACACGAAATTAATCAATCTCATTATTGGCTTAGGAATTATCTTAAGTCTATTGACAACAGCCATCTGGTCTTATATCATTTCAATATTTATTTAA
- the kduI gene encoding 5-dehydro-4-deoxy-D-glucuronate isomerase: MKMNYESRYAISPNECKTLDTKSLRENFLIENIFEADQIHFTYSHYDRYMAGGAMPVAEKIKLETIPALLKEPFFLSRRELGIINVGGAGKVEVDGTTYELGYKEALYIGKGVEDVYFNSNDPSNPAKFYLNSTPAHHTFPTKKVTKESANKIELGSLETANHRTINQMLLNKIVDTCQLQMGMTELKPGSVWNTMPAHTHDRRMEVYFYFEVPEGQAVSHFMGPVDETRHIWMKNEQAVISPPWSIHAGAGTSNYTFIWGMAGENLDYDDMDKSAITDLK, encoded by the coding sequence ATGAAAATGAATTATGAGTCGCGCTACGCAATTAGCCCAAATGAATGTAAAACACTTGATACAAAGTCTTTAAGAGAGAACTTTTTAATAGAAAATATTTTTGAAGCAGATCAGATACATTTTACTTACTCACACTATGACCGCTACATGGCTGGAGGTGCCATGCCGGTTGCTGAAAAAATAAAATTGGAAACGATTCCAGCATTGTTGAAAGAACCTTTCTTTCTCAGCAGAAGAGAGCTTGGAATTATTAATGTTGGTGGAGCTGGAAAAGTAGAAGTTGATGGTACCACCTACGAATTAGGCTACAAAGAGGCCTTATATATCGGAAAAGGTGTAGAAGATGTTTACTTCAATAGTAATGATCCCTCGAATCCAGCAAAATTCTATCTAAATTCAACTCCTGCTCACCATACCTTCCCCACAAAAAAAGTAACGAAAGAGTCGGCTAATAAAATTGAACTCGGATCTCTTGAGACAGCAAACCATAGAACAATCAATCAGATGTTACTGAATAAGATTGTTGATACCTGTCAACTTCAAATGGGTATGACAGAGCTAAAACCAGGATCTGTTTGGAATACGATGCCTGCACACACCCATGACCGTCGAATGGAAGTTTATTTCTACTTTGAAGTTCCCGAAGGTCAAGCGGTATCACATTTTATGGGTCCAGTAGATGAAACACGCCATATTTGGATGAAAAATGAACAAGCTGTGATTTCTCCCCCTTGGTCAATTCACGCTGGAGCAGGTACCAGTAACTATACTTTTATCTGGGGAATGGCAGGAGAAAACCTCGACTACGACGATATGGACAAATCTGCAATTACAGATTTAAAATAA